From a region of the Tenggerimyces flavus genome:
- a CDS encoding alpha-ketoacid dehydrogenase subunit beta → MTGAEAVARALADELAADPTVMVFGADVAAAGGRAGTTAGLLETFGPERIRDTSLSPSVVVGAALGAATLGVRPVVDLTTAGLVGLGFDQIVNQLGKYRYQTGGQVSVPVTLRMTTGSGTGAGPQQAQAAENWFLNVPGLRIAVPGTVADLYGLLRSAIRDDNPVLVFEHQSLYELAGDLDSDAAVVPLGVADVARRGSDVTIVASQVLRHRCLEAADVLADEDIEATVIDPRTLVPFDDLAVARSLESTSRLAVVQEAPPNGSWGSALVARMLQSHFFLFDAPPLLIAADETPVPAARSLESAWLPSVERIVAEVRSQVES, encoded by the coding sequence GTGACTGGAGCCGAGGCCGTCGCCCGGGCACTCGCCGACGAGCTCGCCGCCGACCCCACTGTGATGGTGTTCGGCGCCGACGTCGCGGCGGCAGGAGGCCGGGCTGGCACGACCGCTGGGCTGTTGGAGACGTTCGGGCCGGAACGGATCCGCGACACCTCGCTCTCGCCGAGCGTGGTCGTCGGTGCCGCTCTCGGCGCGGCGACGCTGGGGGTGCGACCGGTCGTCGACCTCACGACGGCGGGTCTCGTTGGTCTGGGTTTCGACCAGATCGTCAACCAGCTGGGCAAATACCGGTATCAGACAGGGGGGCAGGTCTCGGTTCCCGTGACCCTCCGGATGACGACGGGGTCGGGGACCGGGGCCGGGCCGCAGCAGGCGCAGGCCGCGGAGAACTGGTTCCTGAACGTTCCCGGCCTGCGCATCGCCGTGCCCGGGACGGTCGCGGATCTCTACGGGCTGCTCCGCTCGGCGATTCGCGACGACAACCCGGTGCTCGTGTTCGAGCACCAGTCGCTGTACGAGCTCGCGGGCGACCTCGATTCTGATGCGGCTGTCGTACCGCTGGGCGTTGCCGACGTCGCACGCCGCGGGTCGGACGTGACGATCGTCGCTTCGCAGGTCCTGCGGCACCGGTGCCTGGAGGCCGCGGACGTGCTGGCGGACGAGGACATCGAGGCGACCGTGATCGACCCGCGCACGCTGGTGCCGTTCGACGACCTCGCGGTGGCGCGCAGTCTGGAGTCGACGTCGCGGCTGGCCGTCGTTCAGGAGGCGCCGCCGAATGGGAGCTGGGGGAGCGCGCTGGTGGCGCGGATGCTGCAGTCCCACTTCTTCCTGTTCGACGCGCCGCCGTTGCTGATCGCGGCGGACGAGACGCCGGTGCCGGCAGCGCGTTCGTTGGAGTCGGCTTGGCTGCCGAGCGTCGAGCGGATCGTTGCGGAAGTCCGTTCCCAGGTGGAGAGCTGA
- a CDS encoding phage holin family protein produces MSILIRVVINAVALWAATLLPGVDLGGSSTGNRILTLVVIAIIFGLINAILKPLIKTVGCAFYVLTLGLISLVVNALLFLLLGWIAGELELPFTVDGWWPAFWGAIVVGVVSFLLSVLLPDGSNKDD; encoded by the coding sequence GTGAGCATTCTCATCCGCGTCGTGATCAACGCGGTCGCGCTCTGGGCGGCAACGCTGCTGCCCGGCGTCGACCTCGGTGGCTCGTCCACCGGCAACCGGATCCTTACGCTGGTCGTCATCGCGATCATCTTCGGTCTGATCAACGCGATCCTGAAGCCCCTGATCAAAACCGTCGGCTGCGCGTTCTACGTTCTGACGCTCGGCCTGATCTCGCTGGTCGTCAACGCGCTGCTGTTCCTGCTGCTCGGCTGGATCGCCGGCGAGCTCGAGCTGCCGTTCACGGTCGACGGCTGGTGGCCCGCCTTTTGGGGCGCGATCGTCGTCGGCGTCGTGAGCTTCCTGCTGAGCGTGCTGTTGCCAGACGGCTCGAACAAGGACGACTGA
- a CDS encoding SRPBCC family protein, whose amino-acid sequence MNDILDAVNAVTRSVRAKTIKAGDGRAIILERSYDAEVKDVWDALTSAERLARWFLPVEGDLRLGGSYQLQDNARGEVLECEPPHRFKLTWVYGEEATEKDVSEVEVSLHAEGDATRLVLEHAAVIPDEMWNQFGPGAAGVGWDTSLVALAWHLRGVDFDPKTWEATPEAKQGSTRAAEAWGEASIAAGEPADLVAKQVAGTTAFYTSG is encoded by the coding sequence ATGAACGACATTCTCGACGCCGTCAACGCCGTGACCAGGTCGGTCCGCGCCAAGACCATCAAGGCCGGCGACGGCCGGGCGATCATCCTCGAGCGCTCGTACGACGCCGAGGTCAAGGACGTCTGGGACGCGCTCACCTCGGCCGAGCGCCTCGCCCGCTGGTTCCTGCCCGTCGAGGGTGACCTGCGGCTGGGTGGCTCGTACCAACTCCAGGACAACGCGCGCGGTGAGGTGCTGGAGTGCGAGCCGCCACACCGGTTCAAGCTCACCTGGGTGTATGGCGAGGAGGCGACCGAGAAGGACGTCAGCGAGGTCGAGGTGAGCCTGCACGCCGAGGGCGACGCGACCAGGCTCGTGCTGGAGCACGCCGCGGTCATCCCCGACGAGATGTGGAACCAGTTCGGCCCCGGCGCGGCCGGTGTCGGCTGGGACACCAGCCTGGTCGCGCTCGCCTGGCACCTGCGCGGCGTCGACTTCGACCCCAAGACCTGGGAGGCGACGCCCGAGGCGAAGCAGGGCAGCACCCGGGCCGCCGAAGCCTGGGGCGAGGCCTCGATCGCCGCCGGCGAGCCCGCCGACCTCGTCGCGAAGCAGGTCGCCGGTACGACTGCCTTCTACACCTCGGGCTGA
- a CDS encoding uridine kinase gives MRGRTSPEGYYRDSYDYDQLRSVLLDPLGPGGDRTYRTQVFDWRTDSTVSVPAETAPESAVLVIDGIFLHRPELRACWDFSVFLRVGFGTSFGRMAGRDGSPPDPADAANQRYLEGQRLYLAEASPDQHATVVVDNDDLALPVVVRDRAQPV, from the coding sequence GTGCGCGGACGTACGTCGCCGGAGGGCTACTACCGCGACTCCTACGACTACGACCAGCTGCGCTCGGTGCTGCTCGATCCGCTCGGTCCGGGCGGCGACCGCACGTACCGGACGCAGGTCTTCGACTGGCGTACGGACTCGACGGTTTCCGTGCCGGCCGAGACCGCGCCGGAGTCCGCGGTGCTCGTCATCGACGGGATCTTCCTGCATCGCCCAGAACTGCGTGCCTGTTGGGATTTCTCGGTCTTCCTCCGAGTGGGTTTCGGTACGTCGTTCGGCCGGATGGCCGGCCGCGACGGCAGTCCGCCCGACCCCGCCGATGCGGCGAACCAGCGGTACCTCGAGGGCCAGCGCCTCTATCTCGCCGAGGCCTCCCCCGACCAGCACGCGACGGTGGTCGTGGACAACGACGACCTCGCGCTGCCGGTGGTCGTGCGCGATCGGGCACAACCAGTCTGA
- a CDS encoding DUF421 domain-containing protein produces MWHDLFALPIGIDEKVLRTVAVYLGIAILLRLAGKRDLAELNSFDLVVMLLLSNVVQNAIIGDDLSLTGGLIGALVLIAVNAIVVRLTSWFEPLHRLLEGTPTVLASHGTFDRRTLGRLGLRRGDVAAAVRRQGANDVGDLDQLTLEPGGALVADLKPELQPATKGDIAALHAAIVRLERRLDRR; encoded by the coding sequence ATGTGGCATGACTTGTTCGCGCTCCCGATCGGCATCGACGAGAAGGTCCTCCGTACGGTCGCGGTCTACCTCGGCATCGCGATCCTGCTGAGACTCGCCGGTAAGCGCGATCTGGCGGAGCTCAACTCGTTCGACCTCGTCGTGATGTTGCTGCTCTCGAACGTGGTCCAGAACGCGATCATCGGAGACGACCTCTCGCTCACCGGCGGCCTGATCGGCGCGCTGGTGCTCATCGCCGTGAACGCGATCGTCGTACGGCTCACCAGCTGGTTCGAGCCGCTGCACCGGTTGCTCGAGGGCACGCCGACTGTGCTCGCGAGCCACGGCACGTTCGACCGGCGGACGCTGGGACGGCTCGGGCTCCGCCGGGGTGACGTGGCCGCCGCCGTACGACGCCAGGGCGCGAACGACGTCGGCGATCTCGACCAGCTCACGCTCGAGCCCGGCGGTGCGCTGGTCGCCGATCTCAAGCCCGAGCTGCAGCCGGCGACGAAGGGCGACATCGCCGCCCTGCACGCCGCGATCGTACGCCTCGAACGAAGGCTCGACCGGCGCTAG
- a CDS encoding ArsR/SmtB family transcription factor: MHAFDVLGDPVRRRILELLADGEQTSGQVSAVIQDEFGISQPGVSQHLRVLRENGFASVRAEGTRRLYAVDAAPLQEVDMWLDRFRAFWNQHLDALGTELARGKRERRLKAEKDQADKEKPT, translated from the coding sequence ATGCACGCGTTCGATGTCCTCGGCGACCCCGTCCGGCGCCGGATTCTGGAGCTGCTCGCGGACGGGGAGCAGACCTCCGGACAAGTCAGCGCGGTGATCCAGGACGAGTTCGGCATCTCCCAACCGGGCGTGTCCCAACACCTGCGCGTCCTGCGCGAGAACGGGTTCGCTTCCGTCCGAGCGGAGGGCACGCGCAGGCTCTACGCCGTCGACGCGGCACCGCTGCAGGAGGTCGACATGTGGCTCGACCGCTTCCGCGCGTTCTGGAACCAGCACCTCGACGCCCTCGGCACCGAGCTCGCCCGCGGCAAACGTGAGCGACGCCTCAAGGCCGAGAAAGACCAAGCAGACAAGGAAAAACCCACATGA
- a CDS encoding DUF4082 domain-containing protein, which produces MTIFPRRRLFSLAGGVAAGTVLMNQGVARAAGGPPATIPALQEWTEAAGQYTFAAGARILLASGQASELRNAADVLADDLRRVTGITPQVVTQATPAPQPGDILLTLTAPTPGPSDEGYELTVAASLRVRGAKRGVFNGTRTIVQWLRQTRTVNAGLARDWPKYPERGFLVANSAKKFTMQWWEGTIRELSYLKLNLLWIYVGYGLDNAADIRAIRDLAARYNVQVIPQHNMPDHMYLPLAERPDLQLSGRTGSLDLSKPAAYDWARQLTSSLLGDFPSSPHWHLGSDEYLLGSSYDNYPQLLAYARQRFGANAVAPDVHYGFVNDLNQTVRAAGKTMRIWNDGIFDNATVAVDKNVVIEHWTQWDNRKTPQRLLNEGYKLHNSNQDFLYYDPGSRYPGAANIYDNWRVGLFQGGQSVSDDSPGLLGAKIHLWTLDTEFEALQSDRLAPAFRSFAQLLWGSRKPFPTHAAGFAALSSALGRAPGFPVLRRQVAPVNQARSVWPRRVVTVQFQDPIVASSLLLTNGSPEGTSYPGTAAYDPATKLATFTPTNPWPYNVDVQLNLGARDAAGNVISPPALWSFRTARRPNNSYPRSIWNDEDGPHNEYVMEGRPLELGVKFRTDVPGQVLGVKFYKSAGDLGLHLGNLWSRAGANLGRATFTNESVSGWQEVRFASPVRILADTTYVASYNTRLGIYGYNRPGFAGSIDNGVLHGLQTGADGGNGVFKYGLNLFPNESFENTNYWADVVFMPDTYGLWNRSDAPALGATDPQSLEIGVKFSSSINGRVLGVRFFKGTHNTGTHVGSVWNGMGQRLASATFTNESASGWQEVRFANPVQIVAGQTITVSYSSPTGAWSATEQGLATERVNGSLRAPANGGVFAVGQGNFPTSTFNNRNYYTDVVFSHG; this is translated from the coding sequence ATGACGATCTTTCCACGCAGGAGGCTGTTCTCACTCGCTGGCGGCGTCGCCGCCGGCACCGTACTGATGAACCAGGGAGTCGCGCGGGCGGCCGGCGGGCCGCCGGCGACGATCCCGGCACTGCAGGAGTGGACCGAGGCGGCCGGCCAGTACACGTTCGCCGCCGGCGCGCGCATCCTGCTCGCCAGCGGACAGGCGAGCGAGCTGAGGAACGCCGCCGACGTCCTCGCCGACGACCTCAGGCGCGTCACCGGCATCACACCGCAGGTCGTCACGCAGGCGACCCCGGCACCACAGCCCGGCGACATCCTGCTCACGCTGACCGCGCCCACGCCGGGGCCGAGTGACGAGGGCTACGAGCTCACCGTCGCCGCCTCGCTGCGCGTTCGTGGAGCCAAGCGCGGCGTGTTCAACGGCACGCGCACGATCGTGCAATGGCTGCGGCAGACCCGTACGGTCAACGCCGGCCTCGCGCGCGACTGGCCGAAGTATCCCGAACGCGGCTTCCTCGTCGCCAACTCGGCGAAGAAGTTCACCATGCAGTGGTGGGAAGGAACGATCCGCGAGCTGTCGTACCTCAAGCTGAACCTGCTGTGGATCTACGTCGGGTACGGCCTGGACAACGCCGCCGACATCAGGGCGATCCGCGACCTCGCCGCACGCTACAACGTGCAGGTGATCCCGCAGCACAACATGCCCGACCACATGTACCTTCCGCTCGCCGAACGTCCCGACCTCCAGCTGTCAGGACGCACCGGCAGCCTCGACCTCAGCAAGCCCGCCGCGTACGACTGGGCACGGCAGCTCACGTCCTCGCTCCTCGGCGACTTCCCGTCAAGCCCGCATTGGCACCTGGGCTCCGACGAGTACCTGCTCGGCTCGAGCTACGACAACTACCCCCAGCTGCTCGCGTACGCCAGGCAACGCTTCGGCGCGAACGCCGTGGCGCCGGACGTGCACTACGGCTTCGTCAACGACCTCAACCAGACCGTCCGCGCCGCCGGTAAGACCATGCGCATCTGGAATGACGGCATCTTCGACAACGCGACCGTCGCCGTGGACAAGAACGTCGTCATCGAGCACTGGACCCAGTGGGACAACCGGAAGACCCCGCAGCGCTTGCTCAACGAGGGCTACAAACTCCACAACTCCAACCAGGACTTCCTCTACTACGACCCGGGCAGCCGCTACCCAGGCGCCGCCAACATCTACGACAACTGGCGCGTGGGACTGTTCCAGGGCGGCCAGTCCGTCTCCGACGACAGCCCCGGCCTGCTCGGCGCCAAGATCCACCTGTGGACGTTGGACACCGAGTTCGAGGCCCTGCAGTCGGACCGGCTCGCGCCGGCGTTCCGCTCGTTCGCCCAACTCCTGTGGGGATCACGCAAGCCGTTCCCCACGCACGCCGCCGGGTTCGCCGCGCTGAGCTCGGCGCTGGGCCGGGCACCCGGATTCCCCGTGCTCCGGCGGCAGGTCGCCCCCGTCAACCAGGCACGGAGCGTGTGGCCGCGCCGCGTCGTCACGGTCCAGTTCCAGGATCCGATCGTGGCCAGCTCTCTGCTGCTCACGAACGGAAGCCCAGAAGGTACGAGCTATCCCGGCACGGCCGCGTACGACCCCGCGACGAAGCTCGCGACGTTCACGCCGACGAACCCCTGGCCGTACAACGTCGACGTTCAGCTGAACCTCGGCGCGCGAGACGCGGCAGGCAACGTGATCAGCCCACCGGCGCTGTGGTCCTTCCGCACAGCAAGGCGGCCGAACAATTCCTACCCGCGGTCGATCTGGAACGACGAGGACGGGCCGCACAACGAGTACGTCATGGAGGGCAGGCCGCTCGAGCTCGGCGTGAAGTTCCGTACTGACGTGCCCGGACAGGTGCTCGGCGTCAAGTTCTACAAGTCCGCCGGCGATCTGGGTCTGCACCTCGGCAACCTCTGGTCGCGCGCCGGGGCGAACCTCGGGCGGGCCACGTTCACGAACGAGTCGGTGAGCGGTTGGCAGGAGGTCAGATTCGCCAGCCCGGTAAGGATCCTGGCCGACACGACTTACGTGGCCTCGTACAATACGCGGCTCGGCATCTACGGCTACAACCGGCCTGGGTTCGCCGGGAGCATCGACAACGGAGTGTTACACGGGTTGCAGACCGGCGCCGACGGCGGCAACGGTGTCTTCAAGTACGGGCTGAACCTGTTCCCCAACGAGTCGTTCGAGAACACGAACTACTGGGCGGACGTCGTGTTCATGCCGGACACGTACGGACTGTGGAACCGAAGCGACGCGCCCGCGCTCGGCGCCACCGACCCGCAGTCGTTGGAGATCGGCGTGAAGTTCTCCTCCTCCATCAACGGGCGCGTTCTCGGCGTCCGGTTCTTCAAGGGCACGCACAACACCGGGACCCACGTCGGCTCGGTGTGGAACGGCATGGGTCAGCGCCTGGCGTCGGCGACGTTCACCAACGAGTCCGCGTCCGGCTGGCAGGAGGTGCGGTTCGCGAACCCGGTCCAGATCGTCGCGGGCCAGACCATCACCGTCTCCTACAGCTCCCCCACCGGCGCCTGGTCCGCCACCGAGCAGGGACTGGCCACCGAGCGCGTCAACGGCTCCTTGCGTGCACCCGCGAACGGAGGAGTTTTCGCAGTCGGGCAAGGGAACTTCCCGACCTCGACGTTCAACAACCGGAACTACTACACCGATGTGGTCTTCTCTCACGGTTAA
- a CDS encoding thiamine pyrophosphate-dependent dehydrogenase E1 component subunit alpha — protein sequence MTVDVVAMLASMLRIRAFEDRIFDLVNDGRIHGPVHLGQGQEAVSVGVCGALREGDTMTSSHRGHAAVLAMGAPVDRTFGELLGRAQGLCGGKGGSAHLADVSVGAYGSIATVGGQLPIACGQALASQYLRTDTVAVTFCGDGATNTGTFHESLNLAATWRLPVVFVVENNHYGGYSPLTSTTPIERLADRAVSYGIPSVWVDGNDVLSVRDVADEAVERARGGAGPMLIEADTFLQRGHLGIEATDVRPEGELEFWMARDPINRLARTVVGAGRASVDQLAKIRDQMVAEVDAALTTALSWPEPDAEERFDNVWA from the coding sequence ATGACCGTCGACGTCGTCGCGATGCTCGCTTCGATGCTGCGCATCCGCGCGTTCGAGGACCGCATCTTCGACCTGGTCAACGACGGTCGGATCCACGGTCCGGTGCATCTCGGGCAGGGCCAGGAGGCTGTCTCCGTCGGGGTCTGCGGGGCGCTCCGCGAGGGCGACACGATGACCTCTTCGCACCGCGGACACGCCGCCGTCCTGGCGATGGGCGCGCCGGTGGACCGTACGTTCGGCGAGCTGCTCGGTCGCGCGCAGGGACTGTGCGGCGGCAAGGGCGGCTCGGCGCACCTCGCCGACGTGAGCGTCGGGGCGTACGGGTCGATCGCCACCGTCGGCGGCCAGCTGCCGATCGCGTGCGGGCAGGCCCTCGCCAGCCAGTACCTGCGCACCGACACGGTCGCGGTGACGTTCTGCGGCGACGGCGCGACGAACACCGGCACGTTCCACGAGAGCCTGAACCTCGCCGCGACCTGGCGACTGCCCGTCGTGTTCGTCGTCGAGAACAACCACTACGGCGGCTACAGCCCGCTCACCTCGACCACGCCGATCGAGCGGCTCGCCGACCGGGCGGTGTCGTACGGCATCCCCTCGGTCTGGGTCGACGGCAACGACGTCCTGTCCGTCCGCGACGTCGCCGACGAGGCCGTCGAACGAGCCCGCGGCGGCGCCGGCCCGATGCTGATCGAGGCCGACACGTTCTTGCAGCGTGGGCATCTCGGCATCGAGGCGACCGACGTCCGGCCGGAGGGCGAGCTCGAGTTCTGGATGGCGCGTGACCCGATCAACCGGCTGGCGCGTACGGTCGTCGGCGCCGGCCGCGCCAGTGTGGACCAACTCGCGAAGATTCGCGACCAGATGGTCGCCGAGGTCGACGCCGCATTGACGACTGCTTTGTCATGGCCCGAACCAGACGCAGAGGAGCGATTCGACAACGTATGGGCGTGA
- a CDS encoding SAM-dependent methyltransferase yields the protein MDDAELEARVKNSRYPRSSTYPARWVVENAMGPNPLWQAEALNAVLPLSAGMRVLDLGCGTALSSIFLAKEFGVEVWATDLWIKPDENLRRIDDAGLRGQVHPIFAEAHALPFAEGFFDAMVSFGAYHYFGTDDLYLGYVARLLRPGAPIGMVSPGLVEEYETLPPPHLKAYWHWDFCAWHSPAWWRRHWEKTGLVTVEVADQLEDGWGDWLRWNEACDAFRGKPEWEADMLRLDAGRSLGLTRVVARTVS from the coding sequence GTGGACGACGCCGAGCTCGAAGCGCGGGTGAAGAACTCCCGCTATCCGCGGTCGTCCACGTACCCGGCCCGCTGGGTGGTCGAGAACGCGATGGGCCCGAACCCGCTGTGGCAGGCCGAGGCGTTGAACGCCGTGCTGCCGCTCTCGGCGGGGATGCGGGTCCTCGACCTCGGGTGCGGGACTGCTCTGTCGTCGATCTTCCTGGCGAAGGAGTTCGGCGTCGAGGTCTGGGCGACCGACCTGTGGATCAAGCCCGACGAGAACCTGCGCCGGATCGACGACGCCGGACTGCGGGGCCAGGTCCACCCGATCTTCGCCGAGGCCCACGCGCTGCCGTTCGCGGAGGGCTTCTTCGACGCGATGGTCAGCTTCGGCGCGTACCACTACTTCGGCACCGACGACCTGTACCTCGGCTACGTCGCCCGGCTGCTGCGCCCGGGCGCGCCGATCGGCATGGTGAGTCCAGGTCTGGTGGAGGAGTACGAGACGCTGCCGCCGCCACATCTGAAGGCGTACTGGCACTGGGACTTCTGCGCCTGGCACAGTCCCGCCTGGTGGCGTCGGCACTGGGAGAAGACGGGGCTGGTGACGGTCGAGGTCGCCGACCAGCTCGAGGATGGCTGGGGCGACTGGCTGCGGTGGAACGAGGCGTGCGACGCCTTCCGCGGCAAGCCGGAGTGGGAGGCCGACATGCTCCGCCTCGACGCCGGCCGTTCGCTGGGTCTCACTCGCGTTGTGGCGCGTACAGTCTCGTAA
- a CDS encoding mandelate racemase/muconate lactonizing enzyme family protein, protein MTDAVITDVEVLILDSGAEYGTRLPDGEWSGPRHSCLIRVSTDAGIVAYADVDSHPWVVKAIVEARPHIPAFCAGLRDAVVGQSVWDRAALWDRMYQHSWYHGRRGPALHAMSGIDLAVWDIAGRLAGRPVHDLLGGKRRDRVLAYASTLFGETPEEMREAARGYVDRGFRAIKFGWGPYGRDPRRDRERIGAARAEVGPDVRLMVDGYIEGDLGQVTRFVASLEELDLTWVEEPLPADRPGDLAKLGRDAPVRIATGEQLGGVSEFAELLRDGGVSVVQPDLSRCGGFTALQRIVPLALDHGVRVVPHAWTSHLLTAAALQVNAWLPGEVFVEYNVSSASVASSLVTGLTMEEGHVLVPSGPGLGVEVDEDVVERYRVA, encoded by the coding sequence ATGACGGATGCGGTGATCACCGACGTCGAGGTGCTGATCCTCGACAGCGGTGCGGAGTACGGCACGAGGCTGCCGGACGGTGAGTGGTCCGGACCGCGGCACAGCTGCCTGATCCGGGTCAGCACCGACGCCGGGATCGTCGCGTACGCCGACGTCGACTCGCATCCGTGGGTAGTGAAGGCGATCGTCGAAGCCCGGCCGCACATTCCCGCGTTCTGCGCCGGCCTGCGCGACGCGGTGGTCGGGCAGAGCGTGTGGGACCGGGCCGCGTTGTGGGACCGGATGTACCAGCACAGCTGGTATCACGGCCGGCGCGGCCCGGCGCTGCACGCCATGAGCGGGATCGACCTTGCCGTGTGGGACATCGCGGGCCGTCTGGCGGGACGGCCCGTGCACGACCTGCTCGGCGGGAAGCGGCGCGACCGGGTGCTGGCGTACGCGAGCACGCTGTTCGGCGAGACACCGGAAGAGATGCGCGAGGCCGCGCGCGGGTACGTCGACCGCGGGTTCCGGGCGATCAAGTTCGGCTGGGGTCCGTACGGCCGCGACCCCCGGCGGGATCGGGAACGGATCGGGGCCGCCCGCGCGGAGGTCGGGCCGGACGTCCGGCTGATGGTCGATGGCTACATCGAGGGCGACCTCGGGCAGGTGACGAGGTTCGTTGCCTCGTTGGAGGAGCTCGACCTCACCTGGGTGGAGGAACCACTGCCGGCGGACCGTCCGGGCGACCTCGCCAAGCTGGGGCGGGACGCGCCGGTGCGGATCGCGACGGGCGAGCAGCTCGGTGGCGTGTCGGAGTTCGCCGAGCTGCTGCGTGACGGCGGGGTGTCGGTCGTTCAACCGGACCTGTCCCGGTGCGGCGGGTTCACCGCTCTGCAGCGGATCGTGCCCCTGGCGTTGGACCATGGCGTACGCGTCGTGCCGCACGCGTGGACCTCGCACCTGCTGACCGCGGCCGCGCTGCAGGTCAACGCGTGGCTGCCCGGTGAGGTCTTCGTCGAGTACAACGTGTCGTCGGCGTCGGTCGCTTCCTCGCTCGTGACGGGGCTGACGATGGAGGAGGGGCACGTGCTGGTGCCGTCGGGTCCCGGCCTCGGTGTGGAGGTCGACGAGGACGTCGTGGAGAGGTATCGGGTCGCATGA
- a CDS encoding alpha/beta hydrolase produces the protein MNSIYKSPAGAAILEQRYRELLELWPVPHETLVQPTMQGDTFVVASGPVDAPPVVVLHGSGGNSARWIRERFRRSPRCSASNRSTSSGEPGLSASSRPSYDSDAYASSEVCAWVGGTLVRTYGTRVPPTQTDRAANCPKLRTTA, from the coding sequence GTGAACAGCATCTACAAGTCGCCTGCTGGAGCCGCGATCCTCGAGCAGCGCTACCGCGAGCTGCTCGAGCTCTGGCCGGTGCCGCACGAGACCCTTGTGCAGCCGACCATGCAGGGCGACACGTTCGTGGTCGCGAGCGGTCCCGTCGACGCGCCGCCGGTCGTCGTGCTGCACGGCTCGGGCGGCAACTCGGCGCGATGGATCCGCGAGAGATTCCGACGTTCGCCGCGGTGTTCCGCGTCTAATCGATCGACCTCATCGGGTGAGCCCGGCCTCAGCGCGTCGAGCCGTCCCTCATACGACTCCGACGCGTACGCCAGCAGCGAGGTCTGCGCTTGGGTCGGGGGCACCCTGGTCCGAACCTATGGGACAAGGGTGCCCCCGACCCAGACCGATCGCGCGGCAAACTGCCCGAAACTGCGCACTACTGCTTAA